The following proteins are encoded in a genomic region of Nicotiana sylvestris chromosome 4, ASM39365v2, whole genome shotgun sequence:
- the LOC138889480 gene encoding secreted RxLR effector protein 161-like, whose translation MKDLNEVDTILGIKVKRDNKQMTLSQAHYIDKIFTKFSHLGIKECNTPYDSSVKLSANTGGAVAQLEYASVIGSMMYAMHCTRPDIAFAVCNFSRFTSNPSNDHWKAISRVLGYLQYTKHLGICYNGFPNVLEGYYNASWITSVNDNKFTSGWIFTPCGGAISWASKKQTCISHSTMESEFIALAVAGKVAE comes from the coding sequence ATGAAAGATTTAAATGAagttgatactattttgggaatcaaggtcaaaagagataacaagcaAATGACTTTGTCACAAGCACATTATATTGATAAAATCTTTACTAAATTCAGTCATTTAGGAATAAAGGAGTGTAATACTCCTTATGATTCTAGTGTTAAGCTATCTGCAAATACTGGAGGAGCAGTAGCACAGTTGGAGTATGCAAGTGTgataggtagtatgatgtatgcaatgcattGCACTAGACCCGACATAGCATTTGCTGTTTGTAATTTTTCAAGGTTTACCAGTAATCCAAGTAATGATCATTGGAAAGCAATAAGTAGAGTACTTGGATATTTACAATATACAAAGCACTTGGGCATTTGCTATAATGGTTTCCCTAATGTATTAGAGGGATATTATAATGCAAGTTGgattacaagtgttaatgataatAAATTCACATCAGGATGGATATTTACTCCATGTGGTGGAGCCATTAGTtgggcatccaagaaacaaacatgtatttcccattctactatggaatctgaattcattgCATTAGCAGTTGCTGGAAAAGTAGCAGAATGA
- the LOC138889481 gene encoding serine/threonine-protein phosphatase 7 long form homolog, whose amino-acid sequence MQPPRPRRRDDLWEFIGEHPFHARVVARLQATSFYTIFELERMQLYWSLITSLVERWRSETHTFHLPTGEATITLEDVQVLYGLRVDGRAVALPQYIRSMMRAQFLDIMMHFTGYRPQGDAGGSRVALSAIRDHTTFLHPDITGETEDLYIERYTRLALLLLFGCVLFPNTSGSKVSMCFLHHLQELDSLPQYSWGVAVLAYLYRSMCRASMGPAVDICGFLPLLQVWAWQRIMSLQSPIPALARGEAYPFLPLASRWILRCGNYRGTDAHHNLPLIRDVLDMLVDGQRQVGSLAALLLLSRSNALEHLRPDDIFDMVEYHATESVLRQFHRPQLIPSDPGWVAIHYQRDDRARLDDIYMEWLEQQAIGHHHLYQLGQEMQQHTDIPAVVDYGRRVAQLVRRTLFQARDVARLDHEAQYAAPEDYHPH is encoded by the exons ATGCAGCCTCCCCGCCCTAGGAGACGTGATGATTTGTGGGAGTTCATCGGGGAGCATCCTTTCCATGCCCGCGTAGTCGCGCGTCTACAGGCTACGAGCTTCTATACGATTTTTGAGCTTGAACGGATGCAGCTTTATTGGTCTCTCATCACGTCCTTGGTAGAGCGGTGGCGatcggagacgcacacttttcacttgcccactggagaggccaccatcacgctggaggatgttcaggttttgtacgGGCTGCGCGTAGATGGACGGGCCGTAGCACTGCCCCAGTACATTAGATCCATGATGCGTGCACAATTTTTGGATATAATGATGCATTTTACTGGTTATAGACCTCAGGGTGACGCTGGGGGCAGTCGCGTTGCTTTGTCAGCCATCAGAGATCATACGACGTTTTTGCACCCAGACATTACCGGCGAGACGGAGGATCTCTATATTGAGAGGTACACGCGGTTGGCGCTGCTCCTGCTTTTCGggtgtgtcttgttcccgaacacttcggggagtaaagtgagtatgtGCTTTCTCCATCATCTTCAGGAGTTAGATAGTTTACCCCAGTACAGTTGGGGTGTTGCTGTTCTCGCATACCTGTATAGGAGCATGTGCCGGGCGAGCATGGGCCCAGcggtggacatatgtggttttctgcccctcctacag gtttgggcctggcagcGGATCATGTCGTTGCAGTCACCTATACCAGCACTTGCGCGTGGTGAGGCTtatccgtttctccctctagcttctaggtggattctccggtgtgggaactaccgagggaccgatgctcatcataatctcccccttatcAGGGATGTGCTAGATATGCTGGTGGACGGACAG CGACAAGTTGGTAGCTTAGCTGCCCTTTTATTGCTCAGTCGATCGAATGCTTTGGAGCACCTCCGTCCCGATGATATCTTCGatatggttgagtatcatgccaCAGAGAGTGTGCTTCGCCAGTTTCACCGTCCCCAGCTTATACCGAGCGATCCTGGATGGGTGGCTATACACTATCAGCGGGATGACCGTGCCAGGCTGGACGATATATATATGGAATGGCTAGAGCAGCAG GCTATTGGCCATCATCACCtctaccagttgggacaggagatgcagcAGCATACCGACATCCCTGCAGTCGTTGACTATGGTCGGCGGGTGGCACAGTTGGTTCGTCGGACCCTGTTTCAGGCGAGAGATGTCGCGAGGTTGGACCACGAGGCTCAGTATGCGGCGCCAGAGGACTACCatccacattaa